The Thiorhodovibrio litoralis genome includes a window with the following:
- a CDS encoding glycoside hydrolase family 99-like domain-containing protein, producing MNLTNSEGRHRDILHARRTAILVIGMHRSGTSALTRVLNILGADLPTDLMPPVMGNNEIGFWESLGVQGINDRVLESAGSAWDDWQRLPPAWFNSPSVREDFLGKALPLLKHHFGHSAFFVLKDPRISRLLPLWLEALQEFNCDVRCLIPYRNPLEVSASLRARDGFPSTKSHLIWLRYVLDAELSSRQVPRAIVTYDNLLDDWPSTLDALSQKLDLVWPRWSPTTKDQIEKFLSSSHRHHSIPNEVIFDQPHLSPWVKDTHAGFCELASDQTESIASIKLDAVRQEFDRASDSIGTVFNFEKETMDAHLADLRLRKEELELSNVGHESHITQLQGQVADLVNKVQDLSAHLSSVQIEARDATSLKLDLLTKLDAIQSTAAWQLAAPVRYAENRFPRFVRLLAALPKLVWWTLSSKLPQRLRLRKAAAVLLKRGLFDRKWYVENNPDVLLQGQDPLIHWLIFGWREGRRPTPEPDSDWFVSLNSEMASNGHNPLVTYLLNDREAEKSERKSTSAPVGGGLPRLYSQMLATADRNSFNADHVAEPDAGLDSSLFNVKLIAFYLPQFHPIPENDEWWGKGFTEWTNVTKAVPQFEGHYQPQLPGELGFYDLRLSEVLHRQVALAIQHGLSGFCFHYYWFAGRRLLEKPLNQFTSDKSIKFEFCICWANENWTRRWDGQESEILLAQEHSPATDEKFIDDVVPLFQDPRYITISGRPVLIVYRIDLLPEPKLTVKRWRTRCRELGLPEPYLIAARTFGLKDPRPHGFDAAVEFPPHNVDVLDITKSTALLNPAFQGRIFSYPSLVSKQVVPKPSEPCRIFGCAFPGWDNEARKPGKGHVFWGATPRLYSEWLDKLCRDAGARSVSDERIVFVNAWNEWAEGAHLEPDRRFGYAYLRATAQVLRKHVSATSGLSGGINWLSGEPVYREAEIAVVVHVFQLDTWKHIAEKLVHIPERFDLFITLVDEDGVDLVRNNLPDNVRQCFLGVTPNRGRDIEPFLHCLPSIYNLGYEIALKVHAKGNTTQKNGIDWGLDLIGKALGSTKAAKGIINLMRARQGIGLVSPTGHLLPIEYFWGSAEDAELNRRNFERLASQAALPRLTKGFSFPAGSVYWFRPRAFHALTTISISDGTFPSEGGQRDGTPAHAVERLVGLAASTDGWSTEVTKTANPFEESTSWLMGIERGTYPFAHPTFDAIPYSHPVQGIR from the coding sequence ATGAATCTAACAAACTCTGAAGGACGCCATCGGGATATCCTTCACGCCCGGCGTACAGCGATTCTCGTCATTGGAATGCACCGTAGCGGAACATCCGCGCTAACTCGCGTTCTGAACATCTTGGGTGCCGATCTCCCAACAGACCTCATGCCTCCCGTCATGGGAAATAACGAGATCGGATTTTGGGAGTCTCTTGGCGTTCAAGGTATCAATGACCGAGTTCTCGAGTCCGCCGGGTCCGCATGGGATGACTGGCAACGCTTGCCTCCAGCGTGGTTTAATTCACCTTCTGTACGAGAGGATTTTCTAGGTAAAGCCCTGCCCTTATTGAAACACCATTTTGGTCATTCCGCTTTTTTTGTACTCAAGGATCCGCGTATTTCGCGCCTGCTTCCACTCTGGCTGGAGGCCCTTCAAGAATTCAACTGCGATGTCCGCTGCCTAATTCCTTATCGCAATCCTTTAGAAGTTTCGGCGTCGCTTAGAGCGCGTGATGGCTTTCCTTCGACTAAATCACATCTCATTTGGCTGCGGTACGTTCTTGATGCCGAGCTTTCCAGCCGACAGGTTCCGAGGGCAATAGTTACGTATGACAACCTGTTAGATGATTGGCCGAGCACTCTTGACGCGTTATCGCAGAAACTAGACTTAGTCTGGCCGCGTTGGTCTCCGACCACAAAGGATCAAATTGAAAAATTTCTTAGTTCGAGCCATCGACACCACAGCATTCCGAACGAAGTTATATTCGATCAACCACATCTTAGTCCTTGGGTTAAGGATACCCACGCCGGGTTTTGTGAGCTTGCGTCAGACCAAACGGAAAGTATCGCTTCGATAAAGCTCGACGCTGTCCGTCAAGAATTCGACCGCGCTTCGGATTCTATAGGTACTGTCTTTAATTTCGAAAAAGAAACCATGGATGCGCATCTTGCTGATCTGCGGTTGCGTAAAGAGGAACTTGAACTCTCGAATGTTGGTCATGAGTCCCACATTACACAACTGCAAGGCCAAGTAGCTGACTTGGTGAACAAAGTACAGGACCTTTCAGCGCACCTTAGCAGTGTCCAAATCGAGGCGCGCGACGCAACCAGCCTAAAGCTGGATCTGCTGACCAAACTAGACGCAATTCAATCTACGGCTGCGTGGCAACTCGCCGCCCCCGTTCGCTATGCCGAAAACCGCTTTCCAAGGTTTGTCCGTCTCTTGGCTGCTTTACCTAAATTGGTCTGGTGGACTTTGTCTTCCAAGTTGCCGCAACGTCTCCGGTTAAGAAAAGCAGCTGCCGTTCTCCTGAAACGGGGGCTATTTGATCGGAAGTGGTACGTAGAAAACAATCCAGACGTGCTCCTTCAGGGTCAGGACCCGCTAATCCACTGGCTAATCTTCGGTTGGAGAGAGGGACGGAGACCAACCCCAGAGCCAGACAGCGACTGGTTTGTGTCACTAAATTCAGAGATGGCGTCAAACGGACATAATCCTCTGGTTACCTACCTTCTAAATGATAGAGAAGCCGAGAAATCCGAACGCAAAAGTACTTCGGCGCCCGTAGGTGGTGGACTTCCGCGGCTGTATTCCCAGATGCTCGCAACGGCAGATCGAAACTCTTTTAACGCCGATCATGTTGCGGAACCTGATGCGGGCTTGGATTCGTCATTATTCAATGTGAAACTGATCGCGTTTTATCTGCCACAATTCCACCCTATTCCAGAGAATGACGAATGGTGGGGGAAAGGCTTTACGGAATGGACGAATGTTACAAAGGCTGTGCCGCAATTCGAAGGTCATTATCAACCCCAGCTCCCAGGTGAACTTGGATTTTACGACTTACGGCTCTCGGAAGTGTTACACAGACAGGTCGCATTGGCGATTCAACATGGGCTGTCTGGTTTTTGCTTTCATTACTATTGGTTTGCTGGTCGTCGCCTTCTTGAAAAGCCGCTGAATCAGTTTACCTCGGACAAGAGTATCAAGTTTGAGTTTTGTATTTGCTGGGCCAATGAGAACTGGACCCGTCGTTGGGATGGGCAAGAAAGCGAGATCCTGCTCGCCCAAGAGCATTCACCAGCAACTGACGAAAAATTCATTGATGATGTGGTCCCCCTTTTTCAGGACCCACGCTACATAACGATTTCTGGGAGACCGGTACTTATAGTCTACCGGATTGACTTATTACCCGAGCCCAAACTCACTGTGAAACGTTGGCGAACAAGGTGCCGAGAGCTCGGGTTGCCCGAACCCTACTTAATCGCAGCACGGACCTTTGGACTCAAAGATCCCCGTCCCCATGGCTTTGATGCCGCAGTGGAATTTCCACCGCATAATGTGGATGTACTGGACATTACAAAAAGTACTGCGCTTCTAAACCCAGCCTTTCAAGGGCGCATTTTCAGCTATCCTTCGCTGGTTTCGAAACAAGTCGTCCCAAAACCTAGCGAGCCGTGCAGGATATTCGGCTGCGCCTTTCCTGGATGGGATAACGAAGCTCGTAAACCAGGTAAAGGCCACGTTTTCTGGGGGGCAACACCTCGGCTTTATTCAGAGTGGTTGGACAAGTTGTGCCGCGATGCGGGCGCTCGATCCGTCTCTGATGAGCGTATCGTTTTCGTAAATGCATGGAACGAGTGGGCCGAGGGTGCTCATTTAGAGCCCGACAGACGCTTCGGATATGCGTATTTGCGCGCTACCGCTCAGGTCCTTCGCAAGCATGTATCTGCGACATCCGGTTTGTCGGGGGGAATAAATTGGTTATCCGGAGAGCCCGTGTATCGAGAAGCAGAAATTGCTGTTGTCGTACATGTTTTTCAGCTCGACACTTGGAAACATATCGCGGAAAAACTTGTGCATATACCAGAAAGGTTCGATCTCTTCATAACCTTGGTAGACGAAGATGGCGTTGATCTAGTTAGAAACAATCTTCCGGACAACGTCAGGCAGTGCTTTCTTGGTGTCACGCCAAATCGCGGGCGCGATATTGAGCCGTTTCTACATTGCCTGCCATCAATTTACAACCTAGGCTATGAGATTGCTTTGAAGGTCCATGCAAAAGGCAATACTACACAAAAAAACGGGATCGACTGGGGACTGGATTTGATCGGTAAGGCGCTTGGTTCGACTAAGGCAGCAAAGGGAATAATTAATTTAATGCGAGCCCGCCAAGGTATTGGACTGGTTTCGCCAACAGGTCACCTCCTTCCAATCGAATACTTCTGGGGCTCGGCCGAGGATGCCGAACTTAATAGACGGAATTTTGAACGACTTGCTTCGCAGGCAGCATTACCGCGATTAACAAAAGGCTTTTCTTTTCCCGCTGGATCAGTGTATTGGTTTCGACCGCGCGCATTCCACGCACTGACAACAATATCGATTAGCGACGGGACATTTCCGAGTGAGGGAGGGCAGAGAGATGGAACACCAGCTCATGCTGTCGAACGTTTAGTTGGATTAGCGGCTTCAACTGACGGGTGGAGCACCGAAGTTACAAAGACAGCGAATCCGTTTGAAGAGTCAACAAGCTGGCTCATGGGAATTGAGCGTGGCACCTACCCATTCGCACATCCAACCTTTGACGCTATCCCGTATTCTCACCCTGTCCAAGGAATCCGGTGA
- a CDS encoding IS630 family transposase, giving the protein MSTKIELRNQKRKEVVEAIVLRQEPVHVVARVYRIPQRTVFDWLSRYRAGGWDALKEGRRSGRPRKVSAEAMQWVYQAVTQGSPQQYQFEFCLWTLNTLRGVIERELGIKLSKSAVSRLLGHLGLSPQRPIYKSYRQNPKQRKRYLHTTFPAAVAKARQRGAELFFLDEAAVRSDAHRGTTWGKIGETPVVANSGGRFGLKVISAISPRGEMRFSFIADRMNSQRFIAFLKKLRKDVGKPIMVIADNALYHHSKETQAFIDQQDGDIDLEFLPAYSPEFNPDEQVWNHAKARLAKRSILSKEDMKHHLMAILRSIQKQTKLIKSFFRLPDTKYILDGLS; this is encoded by the coding sequence ATGAGTACTAAGATTGAGCTTCGCAATCAGAAGCGCAAAGAGGTGGTCGAGGCGATTGTGCTTCGCCAAGAACCGGTGCATGTGGTGGCCCGCGTCTACCGTATCCCCCAGCGCACGGTCTTTGATTGGCTTTCGCGCTACCGCGCCGGTGGGTGGGACGCATTGAAAGAAGGCCGCCGCTCGGGGAGGCCGAGAAAAGTCTCTGCCGAGGCGATGCAATGGGTTTATCAGGCTGTCACGCAGGGTTCTCCGCAACAGTATCAGTTTGAATTCTGCCTCTGGACATTGAATACCTTGCGCGGCGTGATTGAACGGGAACTGGGCATTAAGCTCAGCAAAAGCGCCGTCAGTCGGTTGCTGGGGCATTTGGGACTGAGCCCGCAGCGGCCCATTTACAAGTCCTACAGGCAGAACCCGAAACAGCGCAAGCGCTATCTCCACACGACCTTTCCAGCGGCCGTCGCCAAGGCACGCCAGCGCGGTGCGGAGTTGTTTTTCCTCGATGAGGCCGCTGTGCGCAGTGATGCCCATCGCGGGACGACTTGGGGGAAAATCGGCGAGACGCCCGTGGTTGCCAACAGTGGTGGACGCTTTGGATTGAAAGTCATCAGTGCCATTTCCCCACGCGGCGAGATGCGCTTCAGCTTCATCGCTGATCGCATGAATTCCCAACGATTCATCGCGTTTCTGAAGAAGCTGCGCAAGGATGTCGGCAAGCCCATCATGGTGATCGCCGACAATGCGCTTTACCACCACAGCAAAGAAACCCAAGCGTTCATTGACCAGCAGGACGGAGACATCGACTTGGAGTTCCTGCCCGCCTACAGCCCTGAGTTCAACCCCGATGAGCAGGTTTGGAATCACGCCAAAGCACGACTGGCCAAGCGCTCTATCCTCAGCAAAGAGGATATGAAACACCACCTCATGGCGATTCTTCGCTCCATACAGAAACAAACCAAGCTCATCAAGAGTTTCTTTCGATTGCCCGATACCAAGTACATATTGGACGGGCTCTCTTGA